The Nocardia arthritidis genome has a window encoding:
- a CDS encoding alpha/beta hydrolase translates to MDDRPARRNAWKTGRFGCTAVWCGGAALILVAALCVAADTTGLARYYQQRLHWHACKDDGLAKEGASCAEVMVPLDYGNPSGPTLSVAISRIEARDKANRRGILLSNPGGPGGSGMDAFDLIGDVLEPDVLARYDLIGFDPRGVERSGKQQRCGWPVANPIRSAGVDRAGFVSETLLQADLAASCLQRDQNWMRHLSTRNTARDMDVIRGALAEPRLSYYGLSYGTYLGEVYTQLFPGRSDRIVLDSVIDPDRYWLGLQQDWGPAVEAGFDDWAAWTADRDETYHLGASAGEVRGTVEALIAHAAETPIVVEGFAFDDHLIPNLLWEMLRDARLNEPVAQMMRALADAAEGRAPDVPKRLHQQIVSAKEDEYSVMAQIWCADAPMPRDPAWYWDAIQRARPTQPIFGALANNIQPCAFWPAPLEPPTVVRNAVPALILQATGDNRTPYRNAVALHRQMTRSRLITLRNTRIHMVFRTGLSTCVLETTNAYFRDGTIPAADLDCDPN, encoded by the coding sequence GTGGACGACCGCCCAGCTCGGCGAAATGCCTGGAAGACAGGGAGATTCGGCTGCACCGCGGTATGGTGCGGCGGCGCGGCGCTGATCTTGGTCGCTGCGCTGTGCGTCGCGGCCGACACCACCGGCTTGGCGCGCTACTACCAGCAGCGCCTGCACTGGCATGCGTGCAAGGACGACGGCCTGGCTAAAGAGGGCGCCAGCTGCGCCGAGGTCATGGTGCCGCTGGACTACGGCAATCCGAGCGGACCGACGCTCAGCGTCGCCATCTCCCGGATCGAGGCGCGGGACAAGGCGAATCGGCGCGGGATACTGCTGAGCAATCCCGGCGGGCCCGGCGGTTCCGGGATGGACGCGTTCGATCTGATCGGCGATGTGCTCGAACCCGATGTGCTGGCCCGCTACGACCTCATCGGATTCGATCCGCGCGGGGTCGAACGCTCGGGCAAACAGCAGCGGTGCGGCTGGCCGGTGGCCAACCCGATCCGGTCGGCGGGTGTCGACCGGGCCGGATTCGTCAGCGAGACCTTGCTGCAAGCCGATCTGGCGGCGAGTTGTCTACAGCGCGACCAGAACTGGATGCGGCACCTGTCCACCCGGAATACGGCGCGGGATATGGATGTGATCCGCGGCGCACTGGCCGAACCGCGGCTCAGCTACTACGGCCTCTCCTACGGAACGTATCTGGGCGAGGTGTACACCCAGCTGTTCCCGGGACGGTCCGACCGGATCGTGCTGGACAGCGTCATCGATCCGGACCGCTATTGGCTCGGGCTGCAACAGGATTGGGGTCCCGCGGTGGAGGCGGGCTTCGACGACTGGGCCGCGTGGACCGCCGACCGCGACGAGACGTATCACCTGGGCGCGTCGGCGGGCGAGGTGCGCGGCACCGTCGAGGCGCTGATCGCGCACGCGGCCGAGACGCCGATCGTGGTGGAGGGGTTCGCCTTCGACGACCACCTGATACCGAATCTGCTGTGGGAGATGCTGCGCGACGCCCGGCTGAACGAGCCCGTCGCGCAGATGATGCGCGCCCTCGCCGACGCGGCCGAGGGACGCGCTCCGGACGTGCCGAAACGATTGCACCAGCAGATCGTTTCCGCGAAGGAGGACGAGTATTCGGTCATGGCGCAGATCTGGTGCGCCGACGCGCCGATGCCGCGCGATCCGGCCTGGTATTGGGATGCCATCCAGCGAGCCAGGCCCACCCAGCCGATATTCGGCGCGCTGGCCAACAATATTCAGCCGTGCGCGTTCTGGCCCGCGCCGCTGGAACCGCCGACGGTGGTGCGCAATGCGGTGCCCGCGCTGATCCTGCAGGCCACCGGCGATAACCGCACACCGTACCGGAACGCCGTCGCGCTGCATCGGCAGATGACGCGATCGCGCCTGATCACCCTGCGGAACACCAGGATTCACATGGTGTTCCGCACGGGGCTGAGCACCTGCGTCCTGGAAACCACCAACGCCTACTTCCGCGACGGCACGATCCCAGCCGCCGACCTCGACTGCGACCCGAACTGA
- a CDS encoding cytochrome P450, with the protein MTPTYPPGPALPPFVQSFLYLNRRARWLPVLRQRYGDVFAMRVPPFNDNVVVFHRPEHVKEIFAGDPRDMHAGEANNILRPIMGSHSVLLTDESEHARARKLLMPAFNGAALRGYEKLVEQIAEAETQRWQPDSTLVTLDRMNALTLEVIMRVVFGVTDPGTRAALAPRLHRVVTIGPVQYAGLQFPRLQRLRPWKTFHDNLDAIDALLYREIGARRTVPDLAERTDVLSRLLQVGGDDERPLSDAELRDQLVTLLLAGHETTAAALSWALYELAADQLIQRRTYDAVRSGDDKFVEAVLKEAMRLHPVIPGAVRRLTHDTTVGGYALPAGTTVSCSIMLAHGSDANYPDVAAFRPSRFLDGEVGPNMWLPFGGGVRRCIGAGFSLMEGTAVLRTVLSRFALARPSGAKPERGHVRNITTVPRGKARIVITKRGP; encoded by the coding sequence ATGACCCCGACGTACCCGCCCGGGCCGGCACTGCCCCCATTCGTGCAGAGCTTCCTGTACCTGAACCGCCGCGCCCGATGGCTGCCCGTACTGCGGCAGCGCTACGGTGACGTCTTCGCGATGCGGGTGCCGCCGTTCAACGACAATGTCGTGGTCTTCCACCGCCCGGAACACGTGAAGGAGATCTTCGCGGGTGACCCGCGCGATATGCACGCGGGCGAGGCGAACAACATCCTGCGCCCGATCATGGGCTCGCATTCGGTGCTGCTCACCGACGAATCCGAACACGCCCGCGCCCGCAAACTGCTGATGCCCGCGTTCAACGGTGCGGCGCTGCGCGGCTACGAGAAACTGGTCGAGCAGATCGCCGAGGCGGAAACGCAACGCTGGCAACCGGATTCGACGCTCGTCACGCTCGACCGGATGAACGCGCTGACGCTGGAGGTGATCATGCGGGTGGTCTTCGGCGTCACCGACCCCGGCACCCGCGCCGCGCTGGCCCCGCGCCTGCACCGCGTGGTCACCATCGGCCCCGTGCAATACGCCGGACTGCAATTCCCGCGCCTGCAGCGGCTGCGGCCGTGGAAAACCTTCCACGACAACCTCGATGCCATCGATGCGCTGCTCTACCGCGAGATCGGGGCCCGCCGCACGGTGCCCGATCTCGCCGAACGCACCGATGTGCTGTCCAGACTGCTGCAGGTGGGCGGCGATGACGAGCGTCCGCTCTCGGATGCCGAACTGCGCGACCAGTTGGTCACGCTGCTGTTGGCGGGGCACGAGACCACCGCGGCGGCACTGTCCTGGGCCCTCTACGAATTGGCGGCGGATCAGCTGATTCAGCGGCGGACCTACGATGCGGTGCGTTCCGGCGACGACAAATTCGTCGAGGCGGTGCTGAAGGAGGCGATGCGGCTGCATCCGGTGATTCCGGGCGCGGTGCGCCGCCTGACCCACGACACCACCGTCGGCGGCTACGCGTTACCCGCGGGCACCACGGTGAGCTGTTCGATCATGCTCGCGCACGGCAGCGACGCGAACTACCCGGATGTCGCGGCATTCCGGCCGTCCCGTTTCCTCGACGGCGAGGTCGGGCCGAATATGTGGCTGCCGTTCGGCGGCGGCGTGCGCCGCTGCATCGGCGCGGGCTTCTCGTTGATGGAGGGCACGGCCGTGCTGCGCACCGTGCTTTCGCGGTTCGCGCTCGCCCGCCCGAGCGGCGCGAAACCCGAACGCGGGCATGTGCGCAACATCACCACGGTGCCGCGCGGCAAGGCCAGGATTGTGATCACCAAGCGAGGGCCGTAG
- a CDS encoding C1 family peptidase: protein MRYTRYSCVPAAAAFVLGVGLVSAGFAVAAPSPSAPLPPPVLPTHGFGFDANAAKAAQTHDTSSGTALPVRVGSLTPPSSYSLQQYALSPGDQGQVGSCVTWATGYTGYGVLMNEQGISGGPMAPMFIYAQIAKGNDQGTYASVALPMEQEQGIDTKSDYWQGDFDYTTQPDDNERANAAHYKLSGSRDLTGGDVVTNIKQAISSGLPVPIGFEVRQSFMNLNQSNYYYDPSPGESVVGGHEVTIVAYDENGVTIENSWGAGWGNGGYFTAPWSFITGGDVDEVHSMGRLVTE from the coding sequence ATGCGTTACACACGTTATTCATGCGTGCCCGCCGCGGCGGCATTCGTGCTCGGCGTCGGACTCGTCTCCGCCGGATTCGCGGTCGCGGCTCCGAGCCCCTCGGCGCCTTTGCCGCCGCCCGTCCTGCCCACGCACGGCTTCGGCTTCGACGCCAACGCCGCGAAGGCCGCGCAGACCCACGACACCAGCAGTGGTACCGCGCTGCCGGTCCGGGTCGGCTCGCTCACCCCGCCGTCGTCGTATTCACTGCAGCAGTATGCCCTTTCGCCGGGTGACCAGGGTCAGGTCGGATCGTGCGTGACCTGGGCGACCGGCTACACCGGGTACGGCGTGCTGATGAACGAGCAGGGCATCAGCGGTGGCCCGATGGCGCCGATGTTCATCTACGCGCAGATCGCGAAGGGCAACGATCAGGGCACCTACGCCTCGGTCGCGCTGCCGATGGAACAGGAACAGGGTATCGATACGAAATCCGATTACTGGCAGGGCGATTTCGATTACACCACCCAGCCCGATGACAACGAGCGGGCGAATGCCGCGCACTACAAGCTCTCCGGCTCGCGGGATCTGACGGGCGGAGATGTCGTGACGAATATCAAGCAGGCGATTTCGTCCGGCCTGCCGGTTCCGATCGGGTTCGAGGTTCGGCAGAGCTTCATGAACCTGAACCAGAGCAATTACTACTATGACCCGTCACCGGGCGAGTCGGTCGTCGGCGGGCACGAGGTGACGATCGTCGCGTACGACGAGAACGGTGTCACCATCGAGAATTCGTGGGGTGCCGGTTGGGGCAACGGCGGATACTTCACCGCGCCGTGGTCCTTCATCACCGGTGGCGATGTGGACGAGGTCCACTCGATGGGCCGGTTGGTCACCGAGTAA
- a CDS encoding papain-like cysteine protease family protein, which produces MRPRWILFILLCLTMVATSSFGRGISAADPQPAGKTFTGRSTGLRVTPGLPGVLEPRDAVFGWLVLPYLQQEQEWDQWCWAADGASIANYLGHWIDQNDYCKLVHGADANDVCPNDNASLEDIAKAFGKIGFDAKVGSPFSMTRIVEEISANRPILTGIAWAAGGGHAQVVYGYDADAGTITYGDPWPTSQRQVTQTLASYTKNPQWIWFGEDYRIAPKE; this is translated from the coding sequence GTGCGACCGAGATGGATCCTCTTCATTCTGCTGTGTCTGACCATGGTGGCGACTTCCTCGTTCGGCCGCGGTATTTCGGCCGCCGATCCGCAGCCCGCCGGGAAAACGTTCACCGGCCGGTCCACCGGCCTGCGGGTCACTCCGGGATTGCCCGGGGTGCTGGAGCCGCGCGATGCCGTATTCGGTTGGCTGGTGCTGCCGTATTTGCAGCAGGAGCAGGAGTGGGATCAGTGGTGCTGGGCCGCCGACGGCGCGTCGATCGCGAATTACCTCGGCCACTGGATCGACCAGAACGACTATTGCAAGCTGGTGCACGGCGCCGACGCGAACGACGTGTGCCCCAATGACAATGCCTCGCTGGAGGATATCGCCAAGGCCTTCGGCAAGATCGGCTTCGACGCGAAGGTGGGCAGCCCGTTCTCGATGACCAGGATCGTCGAGGAGATCTCGGCCAACCGCCCGATCCTCACCGGCATCGCCTGGGCCGCCGGCGGCGGGCACGCCCAGGTGGTCTACGGCTACGACGCCGATGCCGGGACGATCACCTACGGCGACCCGTGGCCGACCTCGCAGCGGCAGGTCACCCAGACGCTGGCCTCGTATACCAAGAATCCGCAATGGATTTGGTTCGGCGAGGACTACCGGATCGCGCCGAAGGAATGA
- a CDS encoding cytochrome P450 family protein encodes MKRLTQDFFHTPHAIYDELRAEGPVHHVILPTGLPAWLVVEYDAVREVLRNPTVRKDPYSPEGIAAREAASGLTVSDAVVRKLNNHMLNADPPTHTRLRKLVTPAFAPARMEELAPRIRAITDELLDRIAGTTGTVDLLGEFAFPLPVTVICELLGLPVEDRDDFREWSAAVIDSPAVHKDEVERVTVTMIEYFERLIARRRVEGLGDDLVSQLIAATDDGDRLNDEELISTIFLILVAGHETTVNLIGNTVLTLLSDPARYRAVHDNPDAVPQLIEEMLRYNGPVNIATWRYTTEPITLGGTEIPAGELVLAALGSANHDEHRYADAAEFDPARGAANHVAFGYGIHFCLGAGLARMEGRIAITQLVQRFPDMRLAADADPRWRESTLIRGLHDLRVELAGAPALR; translated from the coding sequence ATGAAACGTTTGACGCAGGACTTCTTCCATACACCGCACGCCATTTACGACGAGCTACGCGCCGAGGGGCCGGTACACCACGTCATCCTGCCGACGGGTCTGCCCGCCTGGTTGGTCGTCGAATACGACGCCGTGCGGGAGGTATTGCGCAATCCGACGGTCCGCAAGGATCCGTATTCGCCCGAGGGGATCGCCGCGCGGGAGGCGGCGTCCGGGCTCACCGTCTCGGACGCTGTCGTCCGCAAGCTGAACAACCACATGCTCAATGCGGATCCGCCGACGCATACCCGGCTGCGCAAGCTGGTCACCCCGGCCTTCGCGCCGGCCAGGATGGAGGAGCTGGCCCCGCGGATCCGCGCCATCACCGACGAACTGCTGGACCGGATCGCGGGTACCACCGGGACCGTGGATCTGTTGGGGGAGTTCGCTTTTCCATTGCCCGTCACGGTGATCTGTGAACTGCTCGGGCTGCCCGTCGAGGACCGTGACGATTTCCGCGAATGGTCGGCCGCCGTCATCGATTCGCCCGCGGTGCACAAGGACGAGGTGGAGCGCGTCACCGTCACCATGATCGAGTATTTCGAGCGGTTGATCGCGCGCCGCCGCGTCGAAGGCCTCGGCGACGATCTGGTCTCCCAGTTGATCGCCGCCACCGACGACGGCGACCGGCTCAACGACGAGGAATTGATCTCGACGATCTTCCTCATCCTGGTCGCCGGGCACGAGACCACGGTCAACCTGATCGGCAATACCGTGCTCACGCTGCTGTCCGATCCGGCGCGCTACCGCGCCGTGCACGACAATCCGGACGCGGTGCCGCAGCTGATCGAGGAGATGCTGCGCTACAACGGCCCGGTGAACATCGCCACCTGGCGCTACACCACCGAGCCGATCACCTTGGGCGGCACCGAGATTCCTGCAGGCGAACTGGTGCTCGCGGCCCTCGGCTCGGCCAACCACGATGAACACCGCTATGCCGACGCCGCCGAATTCGATCCGGCCCGCGGCGCGGCGAACCACGTCGCCTTCGGCTACGGCATCCACTTCTGTCTCGGCGCCGGGCTGGCCCGGATGGAGGGGCGCATCGCGATAACCCAACTGGTGCAACGTTTCCCGGATATGCGGCTGGCCGCCGACGCGGATCCGCGCTGGCGCGAGAGCACGCTGATCCGCGGCCTGCACGACCTGCGGGTGGAATTGGCGGGAGCGCCCGCGCTGCGCTGA
- a CDS encoding flavin-containing monooxygenase: MTSGSRIAIVGAGFAGLACAKVLGEAGFAVEVYDRTPDVGGVWSATRRYPGLRTQNSKSTYHFPGYPMPADYPRYPDAAQMQAYLEGYVRQFGLGDRLRLNTGVVAADPVDSGWLLEIRDEMGIRRTSCDHLVIANGVYSEPYVPDFRGAELYRQQGGRICHATELGDDLDAVRGRNVVVVGYGKSACDIAEAVSHVAASTTVVARRLLWKMPRKLARVDFETLILTRMGEGHFRDLEPKGFARFLHGPGRSFREANMDVIQEMAIKNMHLRELGLVPEGRFEEIAASSAGLTTEGFYEQVGMGRITVCRDTEIAEMLAAPEGLAVRLTDGEVVPADVVVCATGYQQRVPFLTPFVQRQLTDDQGNFRLYRHILPVDVPNLTFAGYNASLLTAVGVEIGAQWIAALLTGRLSLPPEEAQRAEIDARLQWMADRTGGNHAHGTVVTPFSIRNIDEMLADLNARLPLRTRIAQWFRPIRPASYRGLIAKPAPVALPEAPKPPAQPSGDQPVYSTRESGPTEG; encoded by the coding sequence ATGACGAGCGGGAGCCGTATCGCCATCGTCGGTGCGGGATTCGCGGGCTTGGCCTGCGCAAAGGTGTTGGGAGAAGCGGGTTTTGCGGTCGAGGTGTACGACAGGACACCCGATGTCGGCGGTGTGTGGAGCGCGACGCGGCGCTATCCGGGGTTGCGTACGCAGAACAGCAAGTCCACCTACCACTTCCCCGGCTATCCGATGCCCGCGGACTATCCGCGCTATCCCGACGCCGCGCAGATGCAGGCCTACCTGGAAGGGTATGTCCGCCAATTCGGGCTCGGCGACCGGCTGCGGCTGAATACCGGTGTGGTCGCGGCCGATCCGGTGGACAGCGGCTGGCTGCTGGAGATCCGCGACGAGATGGGCATCCGGCGCACCTCCTGCGATCACCTGGTGATCGCCAACGGTGTGTACAGCGAACCGTACGTGCCGGATTTCCGCGGCGCGGAGCTGTATCGCCAGCAGGGCGGGCGAATCTGCCACGCCACGGAATTGGGCGACGACCTGGACGCGGTGCGCGGCCGCAACGTAGTCGTCGTCGGCTACGGGAAGTCGGCCTGCGATATCGCCGAGGCGGTGAGCCACGTCGCGGCCTCGACCACGGTGGTCGCCCGGCGGTTGCTCTGGAAGATGCCGCGCAAGCTGGCGCGCGTCGATTTCGAGACGCTGATCCTGACCCGTATGGGGGAGGGGCACTTCCGCGATCTCGAGCCGAAGGGTTTCGCCCGCTTCCTGCACGGGCCGGGCCGGTCGTTCCGCGAGGCCAATATGGACGTGATCCAGGAAATGGCCATCAAGAACATGCATCTGCGGGAGCTGGGGCTGGTGCCGGAGGGCCGGTTCGAGGAGATCGCCGCCAGTTCCGCCGGACTCACCACCGAGGGCTTCTACGAGCAGGTCGGCATGGGCCGCATCACCGTGTGCCGGGATACCGAGATCGCGGAAATGCTCGCCGCGCCCGAGGGTTTGGCGGTTCGGCTGACCGACGGCGAGGTGGTCCCCGCCGATGTGGTGGTGTGCGCGACCGGATATCAGCAGCGGGTGCCGTTCCTCACCCCGTTCGTGCAGCGTCAGCTCACCGACGACCAGGGCAATTTCCGCCTGTACCGGCACATCCTGCCGGTCGACGTACCGAATCTGACCTTCGCCGGATACAACGCCTCGCTGCTCACCGCCGTCGGCGTCGAGATCGGGGCGCAATGGATCGCGGCCCTGCTCACCGGCCGGCTGTCGCTGCCGCCGGAGGAGGCGCAGCGCGCCGAGATCGATGCCCGGCTGCAATGGATGGCGGACCGCACCGGGGGCAACCACGCACACGGCACCGTCGTCACACCCTTCTCCATCCGCAATATCGACGAGATGCTGGCCGACCTGAATGCCAGGCTGCCGCTGAGAACCCGTATCGCGCAATGGTTCCGGCCGATCCGCCCGGCGAGCTATCGCGGATTGATCGCCAAGCCCGCACCGGTCGCGTTACCGGAGGCGCCGAAGCCGCCCGCGCAGCCGTCCGGCGACCAACCCGTCTACTCGACACGTGAATCGGGCCCGACCGAGGGCTGA
- a CDS encoding ParB N-terminal domain-containing protein, with protein sequence MRTTKMSECHRMPDGDETVEIRLDALVLAGSPRLTGEDYAHIHALAETDEPLPPILVHRPSMRVVDGAHRVGAARLRGDATIAAQFFDGTDSEAFILAVRLNVSHGLPLSLADRKAAAARILRERPEWSDRAIGATTGLSHKTIGALRRSAGADSQPNTRIGRDGRAHTSSATDGRRLACELFLRSPDAPLREVAKVAGVSLGTAHDVRQRLRRGDDPIPPRQHRNSLTRTSDDTARWPSGTAQPGTAQRVQIKDPRIVIDRLRADPSLRFSEAGRALLRRLDLYATANAGLESMADALPAHNLGLIVQLAYLFAEDWRRFAAQLERRAD encoded by the coding sequence ATGCGGACGACAAAGATGTCCGAGTGCCACCGCATGCCGGATGGCGACGAGACCGTCGAAATACGGTTGGACGCTTTGGTTCTGGCCGGTTCGCCCCGGTTGACCGGGGAGGACTACGCCCACATCCACGCGCTGGCGGAGACCGACGAGCCGCTGCCTCCCATCCTCGTACACCGGCCGAGCATGCGAGTGGTCGACGGGGCGCACCGGGTGGGCGCGGCGCGGCTGCGCGGCGACGCCACCATCGCGGCGCAATTCTTCGACGGCACCGACAGCGAGGCGTTCATCCTCGCCGTGCGACTGAACGTCAGCCACGGCCTGCCGCTGTCGCTGGCCGACCGCAAGGCGGCGGCCGCCCGGATACTCCGGGAACGCCCGGAGTGGTCCGATCGGGCGATCGGTGCGACAACGGGGTTGTCCCACAAAACCATCGGGGCGCTGCGCCGTTCGGCTGGCGCGGATTCCCAGCCGAACACCCGGATCGGCCGGGACGGCCGAGCGCACACCTCCAGCGCCACCGACGGCCGCAGGCTGGCCTGCGAACTGTTCCTCCGCTCACCCGACGCCCCGCTGCGCGAGGTGGCCAAGGTCGCGGGCGTCTCGCTGGGCACCGCGCACGATGTGCGGCAGCGGCTGCGGCGCGGTGACGATCCGATTCCCCCACGCCAGCACCGCAATTCGCTCACGCGAACATCCGACGACACGGCGCGGTGGCCGTCCGGGACCGCCCAGCCCGGCACAGCCCAGCGCGTTCAGATCAAGGACCCCCGGATCGTGATAGACCGGCTGCGCGCCGATCCCTCGCTGCGATTCAGTGAAGCGGGCCGCGCCCTATTGCGCAGACTGGATTTGTACGCGACCGCCAATGCCGGTTTGGAATCGATGGCGGATGCGTTGCCCGCCCATAACCTGGGCCTGATAGTGCAACTCGCCTATTTGTTCGCCGAGGATTGGCGGAGATTCGCGGCACAGTTGGAGCGCCGCGCGGATTGA